One Lysobacter enzymogenes DNA segment encodes these proteins:
- a CDS encoding non-ribosomal peptide synthetase — MSASQLLIDLRRQGVRLSLADGRLQVQAPPGVLTPALRDRLKAHRDELTNLLAANDPAAAAGEAPIPRLRDRQDAPLSPAQQRLWLLQQLESDPALYLIPTALELRGALDHDAVRRGIQALMARHESLRTVFRERDGEALAHRLDAWPDPLHWRELAASDDQDAALAQAIAAACADPIDLERGPMLRVHAFALGPQRHVLLLLLHHIAGDAQSMTVLTREFAQAYAAALDGAEPAWEPLPLQYADYAHWQRERWREGRLDASRDWWLDRLDGLAPLHALTTDRARPERLGNAGARVSLRLDANERAAVLGLAQAHDATVFVVLQAAFALLLKRHGDHADAAFATPVSGREHRELQPLVGFFVNTLAMRHRVEEDASVGAWLAQVKRATLEAFAHQALPFDKLIEAVQPARSLSHAPLLQIMLSYQRREGDGLRLPGLDIRPWPLPQAGSKFELSLDALDGDDGIELSFEYNTELFAPARIAAMAEQLRRLLAQMCADTDAPLSALDMLDDAQRQTLQAWEGEVRVRGERPVLSEIAEHAERAPEAIALVDGARTLSYRELLRNVAAAAAALAARGVKAGDLVALRLPRGAAAIECLLACHWLGAGYVPLDTALSQERCAFILADAGCRLLIAEAPVGDAAWVAPGALTEAPHGAATPPRQDALEHPAYAIYTSGSTGRPKGVRISQRNLAGYVRAVAEQYRIEPRDRVLQFASLSFDISVEEIFCALAAGAALVLRDEESVAGPAGFAAFVAAQAISVASLPTTFWHVLCGDPAAAVPADSPLRLLAIGGEAARAECVRAWRRTVGTRLRLLNTYGPTEATVAATCFDLGAGEDVRIGRPYANTRCLVLQGEARVPEGVPGELVLAGEGVGEGYIGHAAANAAGFAELQGERVYRTGDRVCWRDGELQFLGRRDDQAKVQGFRVEPGEIEPALRGLAGVADACAVCLRDPAGDNRLIAYWQADADVGDATDQAVPDEADLRAALARELPFYLVPSRFVRLPRLPLNVNGKLDRRALPAPDWDAAAAAPAAALDERETALLALFREVLGQPGFGPDDDFFRAGGHSLAAARLAGLIRTRLQRALPLRELFAAPNVRALAAALERGEVETAIPQRLSRTQRLPLSPAQRRLWFLQQLDAASPSYNMPGAWRIEGALDPAALRAAFACLLARHEALHSRIASDAGTPYALPDPQAALPWRELDLSALAPAQREARLQQRLHASATAAFDLGRELPLRIELIRLGADEHALLVCLHHIAADGASLGLLMAQANAAYRAALRGERDDEDASRLHYADFADWQRRLLTPERERDLLAYWRERLSGAPAVHSLPLDYPRPERPDHRGGHYAFVLPAALVARLDALALDCGVTAFMLLKSAFALVLARYSDNDDIVLGTPVSGRERAEFEHTIGFFANTLVLRETVDRSRSLPDSLRAGRAQYLADFDRQAQPFDTLVEALGSAGQGGPSPLFQILFALHEGGAALEFPDARLVALDHGSGTAKFDLSLHLTRRDGGLHGQFEFAAALLREETVRSLGESLAALLADLAERPDAPAGELALAAAAVPKPAPATAAVAHADLWHWFEHSAQVHAQSVALEHGEHRIEYAELARQARDCADYLYAHGVRAGDRVGLCLARGCAPVVAILACLRLGAAYVPLDPAYPSERLLRIAAEARLRCILADAAGEAALIGADAPRLPMPAADAVFAPAPTAAIDPDSAAYVLYTSGSTGTPKGVVLPHRALTQLLAAQAADQPVFGERLATLQFTSLNFDVSFQEIFTALASGSRLVLVDEAQRQDLPALVELIHTRGVQRLFLPVAVLTLLPMLAQRPLPALRLVAVAGEALSVSPALRSFFAAHPQCRLVNHYGPTETHVVTAHTLPADPLRWPALPPIGRPLPNLRLSVRDARGAPLPQGAIGELYVAGPALASGYLGRPDLTAERFVVDADGAVAYRTGDRVHLGGDGELRYLSRGDGQIKLRGFRIETGEVAAQLQAVPGVRAAAVDLRTDPAGEPRLVAWLAGDEDATVLCERAERQVERSLPAFMRPQAYAVLARLPLTVNGKLDRAALPAPQWQREPIAAQPARTATEAVLLELWRELLGDDGLGTTDHFFAHGGHSLLAVRLLARVRERYPHAPPLAAIFAAPTVRELAARIDALADGANADAPAATDRSGELPLSFGQARLWALERLTGGAADYLIPAVVELRGELDAARLLAAFDAVCVRHEILRSRFGERDGEGHHTVRPAAAGIGWIEDATGCSDEACRERVAELTARPFDLAEQAPLRVALLRRAADRHVLVLVLHHIVADAASLPILLADLQAAYAEPAQALPALPLQYGDYALWQRGREGQASAAQELAWWRERLHGLPTVHNLPLDRPRPPQRSYAGATLRQPLPPALVARLDALAARQRVSRYVLLQAVFVLWLHHFSEAEDIVLGTPSAARDRAGLDGMIGFFVDTLVLRHRAEPSMRFDQLLDAVAATVTQALAHQDTPFEHLVDALRPPRELAHNPLFQIMFSAQSAQPMRLSLPGIEAHALDAPSRSAKFDLSLDVNQLEDGCVAFWEYATDLFDADSVEQFAAHYLRLLEAVADAPTRTLDELARIEERWPAPTTAPAPTPVAARIREHALRTPRALAVEDGETRLDYRSLWRRAGALARHLPRDGTPVAVLAPRGWQSIVAELAAWRAARAFLPLDPAHPPAHLQAIAADAGAGALLRHADFALDLGVPGWTIDTASEPEAPDGDDDSDGWADAVGVAYLIYTSGSTGAPKGVVIGHDNLAAYVDAAGAAYAIGAHDRVLNLASPGFDIAIEETMVSLAHGAAVVVAGPQFLAQASGFCAALAAQAISVTSLPTALWNVLAETAQGAQAPACWRLCVLGGESLQPGLLAQWRRHIVGGPQLINTYGPTETTVVASHYRLGDDGRVAIGRALGDARLSVRRDGWPVAPGLPGELVIGGAGVGRGYHGQPQLSAEAFFESEGQRWYRSGDRVRWNGEGQLEFLGRSDHQLKLRGYRVDPEQVGAVLAGHPALRQAVVVAVRPAQGEAYLAAYAVADPGAASAEVEPAALRQWLGARLPDYMLPQAWSVVPELPLTVNGKLDRKRLPEAPRLAASATAAAPVAPRDERERELAAIWCELLRLPQVGVEDDFFALGGNSLGAIRLKARVEARFNVELELAGLFARPTIAALAERIAAADQRIAADDIGFLNDLLDELE; from the coding sequence ATGAGCGCCTCGCAACTGCTGATCGACCTGCGCCGCCAGGGCGTGCGCCTGAGCCTGGCCGACGGCCGCCTGCAAGTGCAGGCGCCGCCGGGCGTGCTGACGCCGGCGCTGCGCGACCGGCTCAAGGCCCATCGCGATGAGTTGACCAACTTGCTCGCCGCCAACGATCCGGCCGCCGCGGCCGGCGAAGCGCCGATCCCGCGTCTGCGCGACCGCCAGGACGCGCCGTTGTCGCCGGCGCAGCAACGCCTGTGGCTGTTGCAACAGCTGGAATCCGACCCGGCGCTGTACCTGATCCCGACCGCGTTGGAACTGCGCGGCGCACTCGACCACGACGCGGTGCGCCGCGGCATCCAGGCGCTGATGGCGCGCCACGAATCGCTGCGCACGGTATTCCGCGAGCGCGACGGCGAAGCGCTCGCGCATCGGCTGGATGCTTGGCCCGACCCGCTGCATTGGCGCGAGTTGGCGGCGAGCGACGATCAAGACGCGGCGTTGGCGCAAGCCATCGCCGCCGCCTGCGCCGACCCGATCGACCTGGAACGCGGGCCGATGCTGCGCGTGCACGCGTTCGCGCTGGGCCCGCAGCGGCATGTGCTGTTGCTGCTGTTGCACCACATCGCCGGCGATGCGCAGTCGATGACGGTGCTTACCCGCGAGTTCGCCCAGGCCTACGCCGCGGCGCTGGACGGCGCCGAGCCAGCGTGGGAACCGTTGCCGTTGCAGTACGCCGATTACGCCCATTGGCAGCGCGAGCGCTGGCGCGAAGGCCGGCTCGACGCCAGCCGCGACTGGTGGCTCGATCGCCTGGATGGGTTGGCGCCGCTGCATGCGCTGACCACCGATCGCGCGCGGCCGGAGCGGCTCGGCAATGCCGGCGCGCGGGTGAGCCTGCGCCTGGACGCGAACGAACGCGCCGCGGTGCTGGGGCTGGCCCAAGCCCACGATGCGACCGTCTTCGTGGTGCTGCAGGCGGCGTTCGCGCTGCTGCTCAAGCGCCACGGCGACCACGCCGACGCCGCCTTCGCCACGCCGGTGTCGGGACGCGAACATCGCGAACTGCAGCCGCTGGTGGGCTTCTTCGTCAATACCCTGGCGATGCGCCATCGGGTCGAGGAAGACGCGTCGGTCGGTGCGTGGCTGGCGCAAGTCAAGCGCGCCACCCTGGAGGCGTTCGCGCACCAGGCGTTGCCGTTCGACAAGCTGATCGAAGCCGTGCAGCCGGCGCGCAGCCTCAGCCATGCGCCGCTGCTGCAGATCATGCTGTCCTACCAGCGCCGCGAAGGCGACGGGTTGCGCCTGCCGGGCCTGGACATCCGGCCGTGGCCGCTGCCGCAAGCCGGCAGCAAGTTCGAGCTGTCGCTGGATGCGCTCGATGGCGACGACGGCATCGAACTGAGTTTCGAATACAACACCGAATTGTTCGCGCCGGCGCGCATCGCGGCCATGGCCGAGCAGCTGCGGCGCCTGCTGGCGCAGATGTGCGCGGACACGGACGCGCCATTGAGCGCGCTCGACATGCTCGACGATGCGCAACGGCAGACGCTGCAGGCTTGGGAAGGCGAGGTGCGCGTGCGCGGCGAGCGCCCAGTGCTGAGCGAGATCGCCGAGCACGCCGAGCGCGCGCCTGAGGCGATCGCGCTGGTCGACGGCGCGCGCACGCTGAGCTATCGCGAGCTGCTGCGCAACGTGGCCGCTGCCGCAGCGGCCCTGGCCGCCCGCGGCGTGAAAGCCGGCGATCTGGTGGCGCTGCGCTTGCCGCGCGGCGCGGCGGCGATCGAATGCCTGTTGGCCTGCCATTGGCTCGGCGCCGGCTACGTCCCGCTGGACACCGCATTGTCGCAGGAGCGTTGCGCCTTCATCCTGGCCGACGCCGGTTGCCGGCTGCTGATCGCCGAGGCGCCGGTCGGCGACGCCGCATGGGTCGCGCCCGGGGCGCTGACCGAAGCGCCGCATGGCGCCGCGACGCCGCCGCGGCAAGACGCACTGGAACACCCGGCCTACGCGATCTACACCTCCGGCTCGACCGGCCGGCCCAAGGGCGTGCGCATCTCGCAGCGCAATCTGGCCGGCTACGTGCGCGCCGTCGCCGAGCAGTACCGGATCGAACCGCGCGACCGGGTGCTGCAGTTCGCCTCGCTGTCGTTCGACATCAGCGTCGAGGAGATTTTCTGCGCGCTCGCCGCGGGCGCCGCGCTGGTGTTGCGCGATGAAGAAAGCGTGGCCGGTCCGGCCGGCTTCGCCGCTTTCGTTGCCGCGCAGGCGATTTCGGTGGCCTCGCTGCCGACCACGTTCTGGCATGTGCTGTGCGGCGATCCCGCCGCGGCGGTGCCGGCCGACAGTCCGCTGCGGCTGCTGGCGATCGGCGGCGAAGCGGCCCGCGCCGAGTGCGTGCGCGCCTGGCGCCGCACGGTCGGGACGCGCCTGCGCCTGCTCAACACCTACGGCCCGACCGAGGCCACGGTGGCCGCGACCTGCTTCGATCTCGGCGCGGGCGAGGACGTGCGCATCGGCCGCCCGTACGCGAACACGCGCTGCCTGGTGTTGCAGGGCGAAGCGCGCGTGCCCGAAGGCGTGCCCGGCGAGTTGGTGCTGGCGGGCGAGGGCGTTGGCGAGGGCTATATCGGCCACGCCGCCGCGAACGCCGCCGGCTTCGCCGAGCTCCAGGGCGAGCGCGTCTACCGCACCGGCGACCGCGTCTGCTGGCGCGACGGCGAACTGCAGTTTCTCGGCCGGCGCGACGATCAGGCCAAAGTGCAGGGGTTCCGGGTCGAACCCGGCGAAATCGAACCGGCGTTGCGCGGCCTCGCCGGCGTCGCCGATGCCTGCGCGGTCTGCCTGCGCGATCCGGCCGGCGACAATCGCCTGATCGCCTATTGGCAGGCCGATGCCGACGTCGGCGACGCGACCGACCAGGCCGTGCCCGATGAAGCCGACTTGCGCGCCGCGCTCGCGCGCGAACTGCCGTTCTACCTGGTGCCGAGCCGGTTCGTGCGCTTGCCGCGCCTGCCGCTGAACGTCAACGGCAAGCTCGACCGCCGCGCCCTGCCGGCGCCGGATTGGGACGCCGCGGCGGCGGCGCCGGCAGCAGCGCTGGACGAGCGCGAAACCGCGTTGCTGGCGTTGTTCCGCGAAGTGCTGGGCCAGCCCGGGTTCGGCCCGGACGATGACTTCTTCCGCGCCGGCGGCCATTCCCTGGCCGCGGCGCGGCTGGCCGGCCTGATCCGCACGCGCCTGCAGCGGGCCCTGCCGCTGCGCGAACTGTTCGCCGCGCCGAACGTGCGCGCCCTGGCCGCGGCATTGGAGCGCGGCGAGGTCGAGACCGCGATACCGCAACGGCTGTCGCGCACCCAGCGTCTGCCGCTGTCGCCCGCACAGCGCCGGCTGTGGTTCCTGCAACAGCTCGACGCCGCTTCGCCGAGCTACAACATGCCCGGCGCGTGGCGGATCGAAGGCGCGCTGGACCCGGCCGCGCTGCGCGCCGCGTTCGCCTGCCTGCTGGCGCGGCACGAGGCGCTGCACAGCCGCATCGCCAGCGACGCCGGCACGCCGTATGCGCTGCCCGATCCGCAGGCCGCGCTGCCGTGGCGGGAGCTCGACCTGTCGGCGCTGGCGCCGGCGCAACGCGAGGCGCGCCTGCAGCAACGCCTGCACGCCAGCGCGACCGCCGCGTTCGATTTGGGGCGCGAACTGCCGCTGCGGATCGAATTGATCCGGCTGGGCGCGGACGAGCACGCGCTGCTGGTCTGCCTGCACCACATCGCCGCCGACGGCGCCTCGCTGGGCCTGCTGATGGCCCAGGCCAACGCGGCCTATCGCGCGGCGCTGCGCGGCGAGCGCGACGACGAAGACGCTTCGCGCCTGCACTACGCCGATTTCGCCGATTGGCAACGGCGCCTGCTCACGCCCGAGCGCGAACGCGACTTGCTGGCTTATTGGCGCGAACGCCTGTCCGGCGCGCCGGCGGTGCACAGCCTGCCGCTGGACTACCCGCGGCCCGAGCGCCCCGATCATCGCGGCGGCCACTACGCCTTCGTGCTGCCGGCGGCGCTGGTGGCCCGGCTCGACGCATTGGCGCTGGACTGCGGCGTCACCGCCTTCATGCTGCTCAAGAGCGCGTTCGCGCTGGTGCTGGCGCGCTATTCCGACAACGACGACATCGTCCTGGGCACGCCGGTGTCCGGCCGCGAGCGCGCCGAGTTTGAGCACACCATCGGCTTCTTCGCCAACACCCTGGTGTTGCGCGAAACCGTCGACCGCTCGCGTAGCCTGCCCGACTCGTTGCGCGCCGGCCGCGCGCAATACCTGGCCGATTTCGATCGCCAGGCGCAGCCCTTCGACACCCTGGTCGAGGCGCTGGGGTCGGCCGGGCAGGGCGGGCCGTCGCCGCTGTTCCAGATCCTGTTCGCATTGCACGAAGGCGGCGCCGCGCTGGAATTCCCCGATGCGCGCCTGGTTGCGCTCGACCACGGCAGCGGCACGGCCAAGTTCGACCTGAGCCTGCACCTGACCCGCCGCGACGGCGGCTTGCACGGTCAGTTCGAATTCGCCGCCGCGCTGCTGCGCGAAGAGACCGTACGCAGTCTCGGCGAATCGCTGGCGGCGCTGCTGGCCGATCTGGCCGAGCGTCCCGACGCGCCGGCCGGCGAACTCGCGCTCGCCGCCGCGGCCGTGCCGAAGCCGGCACCCGCCACGGCGGCCGTCGCGCACGCCGATCTTTGGCATTGGTTCGAGCACAGCGCCCAAGTCCATGCGCAGTCGGTCGCGCTGGAGCACGGCGAGCATCGCATCGAGTACGCCGAACTCGCGCGGCAGGCGCGCGACTGCGCCGACTATCTGTACGCCCACGGCGTCCGTGCCGGCGACCGGGTCGGCCTGTGCCTGGCGCGCGGCTGCGCGCCGGTCGTCGCCATTCTCGCCTGCCTGCGCCTGGGCGCGGCTTATGTACCGCTGGACCCGGCCTATCCGAGCGAGCGCTTGCTGCGCATCGCCGCGGAAGCGCGATTGCGCTGCATCCTCGCCGACGCGGCGGGCGAGGCGGCGCTGATCGGCGCCGATGCGCCGCGCCTGCCGATGCCCGCCGCGGATGCGGTCTTCGCGCCAGCACCGACGGCGGCCATCGATCCCGACAGCGCCGCCTATGTGCTCTACACCTCCGGCTCGACCGGCACGCCGAAGGGCGTGGTCCTGCCGCATCGCGCCCTGACCCAGTTGCTGGCCGCGCAGGCCGCCGACCAGCCTGTGTTCGGCGAACGCCTGGCGACGCTGCAGTTCACTTCGTTGAACTTCGACGTCTCGTTCCAGGAGATCTTCACCGCGCTGGCCAGCGGTTCGCGCCTGGTGCTGGTCGACGAGGCGCAGCGCCAGGACCTGCCGGCCTTGGTCGAGCTGATCCATACGCGCGGCGTGCAGCGGCTGTTCCTGCCCGTGGCGGTACTGACCTTGTTGCCGATGCTGGCGCAACGGCCGTTGCCGGCGCTGCGCCTGGTCGCGGTCGCCGGCGAGGCGCTGTCGGTTTCGCCGGCACTGCGCAGTTTCTTCGCCGCGCATCCGCAATGCCGTCTGGTCAATCACTACGGGCCGACCGAGACCCACGTGGTCACGGCGCATACCTTGCCGGCCGATCCGCTGCGCTGGCCGGCGCTGCCGCCGATCGGGCGGCCGCTGCCGAACCTGCGCCTGAGCGTGCGCGACGCGCGTGGCGCGCCGCTGCCGCAGGGCGCGATCGGCGAACTCTACGTCGCCGGTCCCGCGCTGGCGTCGGGCTATCTGGGCCGGCCGGACCTGACCGCGGAACGCTTCGTCGTCGATGCCGACGGCGCAGTCGCGTACCGCACCGGCGACCGCGTGCACCTGGGCGGCGACGGCGAACTGCGCTATCTGTCGCGCGGCGACGGTCAGATCAAGCTGCGCGGCTTCCGCATCGAGACCGGCGAAGTCGCCGCGCAGTTGCAGGCCGTGCCCGGCGTGCGCGCCGCCGCGGTCGATCTGCGCACCGATCCCGCCGGCGAACCGCGACTGGTCGCGTGGCTGGCCGGCGACGAAGACGCGACCGTGCTGTGCGAGCGCGCCGAGCGGCAGGTCGAACGCAGCTTGCCCGCCTTCATGCGCCCGCAGGCTTACGCCGTGCTGGCGCGCCTGCCGCTGACCGTCAACGGCAAGCTCGACCGCGCCGCGCTGCCGGCGCCGCAATGGCAACGCGAGCCCATCGCGGCCCAGCCCGCGCGGACCGCGACCGAAGCGGTCCTGCTGGAGCTGTGGCGCGAACTGCTCGGCGACGACGGCCTCGGTACGACCGACCACTTCTTCGCCCACGGCGGCCATTCGCTGCTGGCCGTGCGCCTGCTCGCGCGGGTGCGCGAACGCTATCCGCATGCGCCGCCGCTGGCGGCGATCTTCGCCGCGCCGACCGTGCGCGAGCTGGCCGCGCGCATCGACGCGCTGGCCGACGGCGCGAACGCCGACGCGCCGGCCGCGACCGATCGCTCCGGCGAACTGCCGTTGTCGTTCGGCCAGGCCAGGTTGTGGGCGCTGGAACGCCTGACCGGCGGCGCCGCCGACTACCTGATTCCGGCGGTGGTGGAGCTGCGCGGCGAACTCGACGCCGCGCGCTTGCTGGCCGCGTTCGACGCGGTGTGCGTGCGCCACGAGATCCTGCGCAGCCGATTCGGCGAACGCGACGGCGAAGGCCATCATACCGTGCGCCCGGCCGCGGCCGGCATCGGCTGGATCGAAGACGCGACCGGTTGCAGCGACGAGGCCTGCCGCGAGCGCGTGGCGGAACTGACCGCGCGCCCGTTCGACCTGGCCGAGCAAGCGCCGCTGCGCGTGGCCTTGCTGCGCCGCGCCGCCGACCGCCATGTGCTGGTGCTGGTGCTGCACCACATCGTCGCCGACGCGGCCTCGCTGCCGATCCTGCTCGCCGACTTGCAGGCGGCCTACGCCGAACCGGCGCAAGCCTTGCCGGCGCTGCCGCTGCAGTACGGCGACTATGCGCTGTGGCAACGCGGCCGCGAAGGGCAGGCGAGTGCGGCGCAGGAACTGGCGTGGTGGCGCGAGCGCCTGCACGGCTTGCCGACGGTGCACAACCTGCCGCTGGACCGGCCGCGTCCGCCGCAGCGCTCCTACGCCGGCGCGACCCTGCGCCAACCGCTGCCGCCGGCGCTGGTGGCGCGGCTGGACGCGCTGGCGGCGCGCCAGCGGGTCAGCCGCTACGTGCTGCTGCAGGCGGTGTTCGTGCTGTGGCTGCATCACTTCAGCGAAGCCGAGGACATCGTGCTGGGCACGCCGTCGGCGGCGCGCGACCGTGCCGGCCTGGACGGGATGATCGGCTTCTTCGTCGACACTCTTGTGCTGCGCCACCGCGCCGAACCGTCGATGCGCTTCGATCAGCTGCTGGACGCGGTGGCGGCCACGGTGACCCAGGCGCTGGCGCATCAGGACACCCCGTTCGAGCATCTGGTCGATGCGCTGCGGCCGCCGCGCGAACTGGCCCACAATCCGCTGTTCCAGATCATGTTCTCGGCGCAGTCCGCGCAGCCGATGCGGCTGTCGCTGCCCGGCATCGAGGCGCATGCGCTCGACGCGCCCAGTCGCAGCGCCAAGTTCGATCTGTCGCTGGACGTCAACCAGCTCGAAGACGGCTGCGTGGCGTTCTGGGAGTACGCCACCGATCTGTTCGATGCCGACAGCGTGGAGCAGTTCGCCGCGCACTACCTGCGATTGCTCGAAGCGGTCGCCGACGCGCCGACGCGGACCCTGGACGAACTCGCCCGGATCGAGGAGCGCTGGCCGGCGCCGACGACCGCGCCGGCGCCGACGCCTGTCGCCGCGCGCATCCGCGAACACGCGCTGCGCACGCCGCGGGCGCTGGCGGTCGAAGACGGCGAAACCCGCCTGGACTACCGCAGCCTGTGGCGCCGCGCCGGCGCGCTGGCCCGGCATCTGCCGCGCGACGGCACGCCGGTCGCGGTGCTGGCGCCGCGCGGTTGGCAATCCATCGTCGCCGAACTGGCGGCGTGGCGCGCCGCACGCGCGTTCCTGCCGCTGGACCCGGCGCATCCGCCGGCGCACCTGCAGGCCATCGCCGCCGATGCCGGCGCCGGCGCGCTGCTGCGTCACGCCGATTTCGCGCTCGACCTGGGCGTGCCGGGCTGGACCATCGACACCGCCAGCGAACCCGAAGCGCCAGACGGCGACGACGACAGCGATGGCTGGGCGGACGCTGTCGGCGTCGCCTATCTGATCTACACCTCCGGTTCGACCGGCGCGCCCAAGGGCGTGGTGATCGGCCACGACAACCTCGCCGCCTACGTCGACGCGGCCGGCGCGGCCTATGCCATCGGCGCGCACGACCGCGTGCTGAACCTGGCCTCGCCCGGTTTCGACATCGCCATCGAAGAGACCATGGTGAGCCTGGCTCACGGCGCGGCGGTGGTGGTCGCCGGTCCGCAGTTCCTGGCTCAGGCCAGCGGCTTCTGCGCGGCGCTGGCGGCGCAGGCGATCAGCGTGACCAGCCTGCCGACCGCGTTGTGGAACGTGCTCGCCGAAACCGCGCAGGGCGCGCAGGCACCGGCGTGCTGGCGCCTGTGCGTGCTCGGCGGCGAGAGCCTGCAGCCGGGCTTGCTGGCACAATGGCGCCGGCACATCGTCGGCGGGCCGCAACTGATCAACACCTACGGCCCGACCGAGACCACGGTGGTGGCGAGCCACTACCGGCTCGGCGACGACGGCCGCGTCGCCATCGGCCGGGCGCTCGGCGACGCCCGCCTGAGCGTGCGTCGCGACGGCTGGCCGGTGGCTCCGGGACTGCCGGGCGAACTGGTCATCGGCGGCGCCGGCGTCGGCCGCGGCTATCACGGCCAGCCGCAGCTCAGCGCCGAGGCGTTCTTCGAATCCGAAGGCCAACGCTGGTACCGCAGCGGCGACCGGGTGCGTTGGAACGGCGAGGGCCAACTCGAATTCCTCGGCCGCAGCGATCATCAGCTTAAGTTGCGCGGTTACCGGGTCGATCCGGAACAAGTGGGCGCGGTCCTGGCCGGCCATCCCGCGCTGCGCCAAGCGGTGGTCGTCGCGGTGCGGCCGGCGCAGGGCGAGGCGTACTTGGCCGCGTATGCGGTCGCCGATCCGGGCGCGGCCTCCGCCGAGGTCGAGCCGGCCGCGCTGCGCCAGTGGCTGGGCGCGCGGCTGCCCGACTACATGCTGCCGCAGGCCTGGTCGGTGGTGCCGGAATTGCCTTTGACGGTCAACGGCAAGCTCGACCGCAAGCGCCTGCCCGAAGCCCCGCGCCTGGCCGCATCCGCCACCGCGGCCGCGCCGGTGGCGCCGCGCGACGAACGCGAACGCGAGCTCGCGGCGATCTGGTGCGAACTGCTGCGGCTGCCGCAGGTCGGGGTCGAAGACGACTTCTTCGCTCTCGGCGGCAACTCGCTCGGCGCGATCCGGCTCAAGGCGCGGGTCGAAGCGCGCTTCAACGTGGAACTGGAACTGGCCGGGCTGTTCGCTCGCCCGACCATCGCCGCCCTGGCCGAGCGCATCGCCGCCGCGGACCAGCGCATCGCCGCCGACGACATCGGCTTCCTCAACGATCTGCTGGACGAACTGGAATGA